Proteins encoded in a region of the Geoanaerobacter pelophilus genome:
- the rarD gene encoding EamA family transporter RarD: MNKIPTTSPSSVGLTFGISAYLIWGFFPIYFKGLESVPPLQVVCHRIIWSALFLAILITLRRGWGEVAAAFSSRGNLLLLVTTALLIATNWLIFIIAVGHAEVLQSSLGYFMTPFVSVVLGVFRLKERLRRMQVAALVLAFIGVALITAQQSAPPWAALTLAATFGTYGLLRKVAGVDALAGLAVETFILAPAAAGYLAYAEIIGVAGFRHSGGGIATLLICSGLVTSLPLLLFAAAARRLRLATIGFLQYLTPTMHFLIAVLLYHEPFTAANLASFGFIWLGLLLYSLNVLSMARQPTK; encoded by the coding sequence CTCTTCAGTGGGGCTGACCTTTGGCATTTCCGCCTACCTCATCTGGGGATTTTTCCCGATCTACTTTAAGGGGCTGGAAAGCGTACCTCCTTTGCAGGTGGTCTGTCACCGGATTATCTGGTCGGCGCTTTTTCTGGCAATTCTGATCACCCTGCGCCGCGGCTGGGGTGAGGTTGCCGCCGCCTTCTCCTCTCGAGGAAACCTGCTGCTCCTGGTCACCACGGCCCTGCTCATCGCCACCAACTGGCTCATCTTCATCATCGCCGTCGGTCATGCCGAGGTGCTGCAGTCCAGCCTCGGCTACTTCATGACCCCGTTCGTTTCGGTCGTGCTCGGGGTATTCCGTTTAAAGGAGAGGCTGAGACGGATGCAGGTTGCAGCCTTGGTGCTGGCATTTATCGGCGTGGCGCTGATCACAGCTCAACAGAGCGCACCTCCCTGGGCCGCGCTGACCCTGGCAGCCACCTTCGGCACATACGGGCTGCTGCGCAAGGTGGCAGGGGTGGATGCCCTTGCCGGACTGGCAGTCGAGACTTTTATTCTGGCTCCTGCTGCGGCTGGCTATCTCGCGTATGCCGAGATTATTGGGGTGGCTGGTTTCAGGCATTCAGGCGGGGGGATTGCTACACTGCTCATCTGCAGCGGGCTGGTCACTTCGCTGCCGCTCCTGCTGTTCGCAGCGGCGGCGCGCCGGCTCAGACTGGCCACCATCGGCTTCCTGCAGTATCTGACCCCGACCATGCATTTTCTGATAGCCGTGTTGTTGTACCACGAACCGTTTACCGCGGCCAACCTGGCGAGTTTCGGCTTCATCTGGCTAGGGCTGCTGCTTTATTCGCTGAATGTGCTGAGCATGGCTAGGCAACCGACAAAGTAA
- a CDS encoding DUF4337 domain-containing protein, with protein MADIDVPDYEELAEQAKNRFGRRVALVTALYAVLLAITSLGGNNAGKDMMLSQQQASNQWAFYQSKVMREHTYRIEAIKTKALLVERGGAMVPEARKQYVELLALAEKESARYAAEKKEIEVKAKQQEQSRDVSMRKDPYFDFAEAFLQIAIVMSSIAILSSSFVVFCISAASAACGTLLMVNGFTLMFALPFLG; from the coding sequence ATGGCAGATATCGATGTCCCTGATTATGAGGAACTGGCGGAACAGGCAAAGAACAGGTTCGGGCGGCGGGTCGCCCTGGTTACGGCACTGTATGCGGTGTTGCTGGCCATCACCTCTCTGGGGGGCAACAATGCCGGCAAGGATATGATGCTGTCGCAGCAACAGGCCTCGAACCAATGGGCTTTTTACCAGTCAAAGGTAATGCGGGAACATACCTACCGGATCGAGGCCATCAAAACAAAGGCGTTACTGGTAGAGCGCGGCGGAGCTATGGTGCCTGAAGCCAGAAAACAGTACGTGGAGTTGCTGGCATTGGCGGAAAAGGAATCGGCTCGTTATGCGGCCGAGAAGAAAGAGATCGAGGTCAAGGCGAAACAACAGGAGCAATCCCGCGATGTCTCCATGAGAAAAGACCCGTACTTCGACTTTGCAGAAGCCTTTCTCCAGATCGCTATTGTGATGTCTTCCATTGCCATACTGTCCAGCTCTTTTGTGGTGTTCTGTATTTCCGCGGCATCCGCAGCCTGCGGAACTCTGCTCATGGTCAACGGTTTTACGCTGATGTTCGCCTTGCCCTTTCTTGGTTGA
- a CDS encoding CsbD family protein gives MRASRKRMARGMFHEVRGTVKKFVGSLFSNRKLEAKGRVERIAGKLHGKIGKAQAMCGF, from the coding sequence ATGAGAGCCAGCAGAAAACGGATGGCAAGGGGCATGTTTCACGAGGTACGGGGTACGGTCAAAAAGTTTGTCGGGTCCTTGTTCTCCAACAGGAAGCTGGAGGCGAAGGGTAGGGTTGAGCGTATCGCCGGTAAGCTTCATGGTAAAATCGGTAAAGCCCAGGCAATGTGCGGGTTTTAA
- a CDS encoding dodecin — MYGNDRIYKKVEIIGVAAGSIEAAIETALVKAQTSLDKLSWFEVQEIRGHIGPDGKVAEYQVVLKVSFELKG, encoded by the coding sequence ATGTACGGCAATGACAGGATTTATAAAAAAGTCGAGATAATAGGTGTTGCCGCCGGCAGCATTGAAGCGGCTATTGAAACAGCTCTGGTCAAGGCGCAGACCTCGCTTGACAAGTTGTCCTGGTTCGAGGTGCAGGAGATCCGCGGCCACATAGGACCTGACGGCAAGGTCGCTGAATATCAGGTGGTTCTCAAGGTGTCTTTCGAGCTGAAAGGGTAG
- the ald gene encoding alanine dehydrogenase, with protein sequence MRVGVAREIKAQEYRVALTPQGVRQLRTDGHEVLVEHGAGVGSGFSDDDYRLAGGALVERAILFGETELLVKVKEPLATECALLRPGQMLFTYLHLAPNRPLVELLLASRVTAFAYETLEKDGRKPLLEPMSEIAGRMAPIMGSYYLQRPQGGNGLLPCGMPGVPPARAVIVGAGTVGAGAARIALGIGMETVVLNRGVERLQQIDQVFRGAVRTRILADDTLHDELSAADIVIGALYATGSRTPVVITGEMLARMKPGAVIVDVAIDQGGCVETSHPTTHDEPVYSVSGIIHYCVANMPGAYPRTSTLALTNATLPYIRILAKSGSAAALQASPELASALNLLDGRIVHQGVAAALGLGPAPDIKSGGHHAA encoded by the coding sequence ATGCGTGTTGGGGTTGCCCGTGAAATAAAAGCGCAAGAGTATCGTGTGGCCCTGACTCCACAAGGGGTCAGGCAGCTGCGAACTGACGGTCACGAGGTTCTGGTCGAGCATGGCGCCGGGGTTGGCAGCGGCTTCAGTGATGACGACTATCGCTTGGCTGGTGGAGCGCTGGTGGAACGCGCGATTCTGTTTGGCGAGACAGAGCTGCTGGTCAAGGTCAAGGAGCCGCTTGCGACCGAATGCGCCCTGTTGCGACCGGGACAGATGCTATTCACCTATCTGCATCTTGCCCCTAACCGCCCCCTCGTCGAACTGCTGCTGGCAAGCAGAGTGACCGCCTTTGCCTACGAGACCCTGGAAAAGGACGGCAGGAAACCACTACTTGAGCCTATGAGTGAGATCGCCGGCAGAATGGCACCAATCATGGGGAGTTATTATCTGCAGCGGCCACAGGGAGGTAATGGCCTGCTGCCCTGCGGAATGCCGGGTGTACCGCCTGCGCGAGCAGTTATTGTTGGCGCAGGTACGGTCGGCGCCGGGGCAGCACGGATCGCACTCGGCATCGGTATGGAGACCGTCGTGCTGAACCGGGGGGTAGAACGGCTGCAGCAAATCGACCAGGTCTTCCGAGGAGCGGTGCGTACCAGGATCCTCGCTGACGACACCCTGCATGATGAGCTGTCTGCAGCCGATATCGTTATCGGGGCGCTCTATGCAACCGGCAGCAGGACACCGGTCGTCATTACCGGCGAGATGCTCGCCAGGATGAAGCCTGGAGCGGTGATCGTGGATGTGGCGATCGACCAGGGAGGGTGTGTTGAGACCAGCCACCCCACGACCCATGACGAGCCGGTCTACAGCGTTTCCGGAATCATCCACTACTGCGTGGCCAACATGCCCGGGGCATACCCCAGGACCTCCACCCTGGCGCTGACCAATGCAACCCTGCCGTATATCCGGATCCTGGCAAAGTCGGGGAGCGCAGCTGCGCTGCAGGCATCTCCCGAATTGGCGTCTGCTCTGAACCTGTTGGACGGCCGGATCGTTCACCAGGGTGTGGCGGCGGCGCTCGGCCTTGGGCCGGCTCCTGACATTAAAAGTGGCGGGCATCATGCGGCATAA
- the arcC gene encoding carbamate kinase: protein MRHNTKKETILIALGGNALIRAGQQGTIAEQLENLRQPMQQIARLSERYRIIITHGNGPQVGNLLLQQECCSAVPRLPLEILVAQTQGQIGYMIESTLDGELEAAGLGNRHLVSLISYVVVAESDPAFLDPSKPVGPFYSEEEAKSLPWPVRKTAKGYRRVVASPRPVTIVEKSEIRALIDLDFIVICCGGGGIPVIRDGRAFHGVDAVIDKDLASARLAGEVGVDIFVIATDVPGVAIGYDTPDARYLDRMTVSEARRYLAEGEFPAGSMGPKVEAAVQFLESGGKRAAITAIEGIEQAVIGGNGTEIVLA from the coding sequence ATGCGGCATAATACAAAAAAAGAAACCATTTTGATCGCGCTCGGCGGCAATGCGCTTATCAGGGCCGGCCAGCAGGGGACCATCGCCGAACAGCTTGAAAACCTCCGGCAGCCGATGCAACAGATCGCTCGGCTATCTGAGCGTTACCGGATCATTATCACCCACGGTAACGGCCCGCAGGTCGGCAATCTCCTGCTGCAACAAGAGTGCTGTAGCGCAGTGCCCCGGCTGCCGCTGGAGATCCTGGTGGCCCAGACCCAGGGGCAGATCGGTTACATGATCGAATCAACCCTGGACGGCGAACTCGAAGCTGCCGGGCTCGGCAATCGGCACCTGGTGAGCCTGATCAGCTACGTAGTGGTGGCTGAAAGCGATCCGGCTTTCCTCGACCCTTCCAAACCGGTCGGTCCCTTTTACTCCGAGGAAGAGGCAAAAAGCCTCCCCTGGCCGGTGCGCAAAACTGCCAAGGGTTACCGGCGGGTGGTTGCCTCGCCGCGACCGGTCACCATCGTGGAAAAGAGCGAGATCCGCGCCCTCATTGACCTGGATTTCATTGTCATCTGCTGCGGCGGCGGGGGCATTCCGGTGATTCGCGATGGGCGCGCCTTTCACGGCGTCGATGCGGTGATCGACAAAGACCTGGCAAGCGCCCGGCTTGCCGGGGAGGTGGGGGTGGATATCTTTGTCATTGCCACCGATGTGCCGGGGGTTGCCATCGGCTACGACACCCCTGACGCACGTTATCTCGACCGGATGACCGTTAGCGAGGCACGCCGCTATCTGGCCGAGGGTGAGTTTCCTGCCGGTTCCATGGGACCCAAGGTGGAAGCAGCCGTGCAGTTCCTGGAGAGCGGCGGTAAGCGAGCGGCCATCACCGCCATTGAAGGGATCGAGCAGGCAGTTATCGGTGGGAACGGCACTGAGATAGTCCTGGCGTAA
- a CDS encoding substrate-binding domain-containing protein, producing the protein MRSLLLAVLLTIAFVSLAFATGQGKSLNYGGAGQGRVIFDGRVHAAKGYVCKDCHSSLFETRKQAKITMDDHAGSGKCFGCHNGKTALADCAACHRKEAEKTVVKLHGAASVVDSLVNPHKKTVEKNTGYVLDVVKSNAGKGLIDLADGKCDASMASASVDTVVQAAKGAGREVDGSKLQLHVIAKDEVVFVVNPANKVQKLSLQQVKEIHTGKIVNWKEVGGDDLAITVVTDTLASATRGLIKQSVMKNEEYRADTLPVNVAQISDEVAKVPGAIGGLGAGFVKPELVRKLDTGSKVERPLGLITLGPPSAKVAKVIEAYKAALKQ; encoded by the coding sequence ATGAGATCCTTACTATTGGCTGTGTTATTGACGATTGCCTTCGTATCTCTGGCCTTTGCTACCGGTCAGGGGAAATCGCTAAACTACGGCGGAGCAGGGCAGGGAAGGGTGATTTTCGACGGCAGGGTTCATGCCGCCAAAGGGTATGTTTGTAAGGACTGCCACAGCTCCCTGTTTGAAACCCGCAAGCAAGCCAAGATCACCATGGACGACCATGCTGGCAGTGGCAAGTGCTTCGGCTGCCATAATGGCAAGACCGCATTGGCCGATTGTGCTGCCTGCCACCGTAAGGAAGCCGAGAAAACGGTGGTCAAACTGCACGGGGCCGCCAGTGTGGTGGATAGCCTGGTCAACCCGCACAAGAAGACCGTGGAAAAGAACACCGGCTACGTCCTGGATGTTGTCAAGAGTAATGCCGGCAAGGGGTTGATCGACTTGGCGGATGGCAAGTGTGACGCCTCCATGGCCTCGGCCTCAGTGGATACGGTGGTTCAGGCTGCCAAGGGCGCCGGCCGCGAGGTGGACGGCTCCAAGCTGCAACTGCATGTAATCGCAAAGGACGAGGTGGTCTTCGTGGTCAACCCCGCCAACAAGGTGCAGAAACTTTCCCTGCAGCAGGTAAAGGAAATCCATACCGGCAAGATAGTCAACTGGAAAGAGGTGGGCGGGGATGACCTGGCGATCACGGTGGTGACCGATACCCTTGCCAGTGCCACACGCGGGCTCATCAAGCAGTCGGTGATGAAGAACGAGGAGTACCGGGCCGATACTCTGCCGGTCAATGTGGCACAGATCAGCGACGAAGTGGCCAAAGTGCCCGGAGCCATTGGTGGTCTCGGCGCCGGTTTTGTAAAGCCGGAGTTGGTGCGGAAACTCGATACCGGCAGCAAGGTGGAGCGCCCACTGGGGCTGATTACCCTCGGGCCGCCGTCGGCAAAGGTCGCCAAAGTCATCGAAGCCTATAAAGCAGCCCTCAAGCAGTAG
- a CDS encoding alpha-hydroxy-acid oxidizing protein: MSQIHDEQEEVPEGGFSRRDFIKTAAVVGASVLAVQAVGTVREANAAEETKKAAAGATAAATGKNALKLDQVLKVAREKLYPRCRVCPECDGVACSGETPGFGGIGSGMSFKNNYTSLQKVQLRMRTFHDVKKPDTKVDIFGYTLQVPFTSAATGGTTYNMGGKMGEEEYVEAILGGCLQAGTLGWVADGIGDPMDVFERRLKVLAEKFKGKAIVTIKPKTQEEIIKRIRMIEQAGALAYAVDIDSAGRAARAVPGQTVEPKTPQQLRELAKASKLPFIVKGIMTVEEAVLAYEAGAAGIVVSNHGGRVLDHTPGVAEVLAAISDKVKGKMVIFADGAVRYGADVLKLAALGADAALVGRPLIRGAHGGGAEGVALMLNKMKNELVDSMVLTGVASASKVPRSIIA; encoded by the coding sequence ATGTCGCAGATCCATGATGAACAGGAAGAGGTTCCGGAAGGTGGTTTCAGCAGGCGTGATTTTATCAAGACCGCTGCGGTGGTCGGAGCCAGTGTGCTGGCGGTGCAGGCCGTAGGAACCGTGCGCGAGGCCAATGCCGCTGAAGAGACGAAAAAGGCCGCTGCCGGCGCCACTGCAGCTGCTACCGGCAAGAACGCTCTTAAGCTCGACCAGGTGCTGAAGGTTGCTCGCGAGAAACTCTATCCCCGTTGCCGGGTCTGCCCCGAATGCGACGGCGTAGCCTGTTCGGGCGAGACCCCCGGTTTTGGCGGTATCGGTTCCGGCATGTCGTTCAAGAACAACTACACCTCCCTGCAGAAGGTGCAACTCAGGATGCGCACTTTTCACGATGTAAAGAAACCGGACACCAAGGTTGATATCTTTGGCTATACCCTGCAGGTTCCCTTCACTAGCGCCGCTACCGGTGGTACTACCTACAATATGGGCGGCAAAATGGGCGAGGAGGAGTATGTTGAGGCGATCCTCGGCGGTTGCCTGCAGGCCGGCACCCTTGGGTGGGTAGCCGACGGTATCGGCGACCCCATGGATGTTTTCGAACGCCGGCTGAAGGTTCTGGCTGAAAAGTTCAAAGGGAAGGCGATCGTTACCATCAAGCCCAAGACCCAGGAAGAGATCATCAAGCGGATCAGGATGATCGAACAGGCCGGCGCTCTTGCCTATGCGGTAGATATCGATTCTGCTGGCCGGGCAGCCCGGGCAGTGCCTGGACAGACGGTTGAGCCGAAGACTCCCCAGCAATTAAGGGAACTGGCCAAGGCCAGCAAACTTCCATTCATCGTCAAGGGGATCATGACAGTGGAAGAGGCGGTATTGGCCTATGAAGCGGGCGCAGCAGGCATTGTGGTCTCCAATCACGGTGGCCGGGTGCTTGACCATACCCCTGGCGTAGCCGAGGTGCTGGCAGCCATCAGCGACAAGGTCAAGGGGAAGATGGTTATCTTTGCCGATGGCGCAGTTCGCTATGGCGCAGACGTCCTGAAACTTGCGGCGCTCGGAGCCGACGCCGCACTGGTGGGGCGGCCTTTGATCCGTGGCGCCCATGGTGGCGGTGCCGAAGGAGTGGCTCTCATGCTCAACAAGATGAAAAACGAACTGGTCGATTCGATGGTACTTACCGGCGTGGCATCAGCCAGCAAAGTGCCCCGTTCGATCATCGCCTAG
- a CDS encoding LytR/AlgR family response regulator transcription factor codes for MTISVLLIDDEAPARRELHYLFEQLDDVTIAGEAASSVDALRLLRQLKPDLLLLDIQMPGLTGIELARIIQELPEQPLIVFSTAYSQFAVDAFSVEAFDYLLKPVTLERLAKTMEKVRKHLTLCKKPAEPLLPDQPHEERKWIAARQGTKILPIAPESIIFVRCNETVTHIHTSDRAYHTGHTLTALQEQLEPYAFFRAHRNALVNLNCVLEIIPWFSGSCKLVMNDPARTEILVSRYHARDLKKHLIAQS; via the coding sequence ATGACTATCTCGGTCCTGTTGATTGACGATGAAGCCCCGGCGCGGCGGGAACTTCACTACCTGTTTGAGCAGCTCGACGATGTTACCATAGCGGGCGAGGCTGCCTCTTCCGTGGACGCACTGCGGCTGCTGCGACAGTTAAAGCCGGACCTGCTGTTGTTGGACATCCAGATGCCGGGGCTTACCGGTATTGAGCTGGCCCGGATTATCCAGGAGTTGCCGGAACAGCCGCTGATAGTATTCTCCACTGCCTATAGCCAGTTTGCCGTTGATGCTTTCAGTGTCGAGGCCTTCGATTACCTGCTGAAACCGGTGACCCTTGAACGCCTCGCCAAAACCATGGAAAAGGTACGCAAGCATCTGACCCTGTGCAAAAAGCCCGCGGAACCGCTGTTACCTGATCAGCCCCATGAAGAGCGCAAGTGGATAGCTGCTCGCCAGGGGACTAAGATTCTTCCCATAGCCCCGGAGAGCATTATCTTTGTCCGGTGCAACGAAACCGTAACCCATATTCACACCTCGGATCGGGCCTATCATACCGGTCATACTCTCACCGCCCTGCAGGAACAGCTTGAGCCGTACGCCTTTTTCAGAGCCCACCGCAACGCCCTGGTCAACCTCAACTGCGTCCTGGAGATCATTCCCTGGTTCAGCGGTAGTTGCAAGCTGGTCATGAACGATCCGGCACGCACCGAGATCCTGGTCAGCCGGTATCATGCCAGGGACCTCAAAAAGCACCTTATTGCCCAGTCGTAG
- a CDS encoding LytS/YhcK type 5TM receptor domain-containing protein, protein MGLFFDLFERLGIFAILFIFLLRFKAFKRLLTGDADRYDKMFMALAFGMAGVVATYGGFPVQGAIANLRGVPVALAGVLGGPLVGLTSGLVAGSHRFLMDPYGMTSLPCGIATMVQGVTAAMLYHRLRRKQYDSIAAFMVGAVNEGLKMLLILLMQPYESAISLVSLLAIPSMLVNGLGIAVFVQLISTVYKEQQLAKAEQAQTTLGIAFRTLPFLRNGLTKESARETAAIIREMTGIDAVLIADKEQILASEGWDSDRSHVSPAAVDVVQSALVTGQISLAMTAAGAGINPEASGLRSAVAVPLKKQGQTIGVLALFRGVEQGITPLDQELASGLSLLFANQMELADLENHRNLAAAAEIKAMQAQINPHFLFNAISTIISYIRTDPKTASTLLVNLAELFRKSTATTDREVPLSVELEHCDAYLTIEKARFEERIDVRYEIDDSALPCPVPPLILQPLVENGIRHGLLSRDGGGRISICAHKDEHELLIRIEDNGIGISREQLATLFTDHSGGPAGEGLGIALKNVNGRLVALYGKDRGLKIESEPGVGTAISFSVPVPA, encoded by the coding sequence GTGGGGCTTTTTTTCGACCTGTTTGAACGTCTCGGTATTTTTGCCATTCTTTTTATCTTTCTGCTTCGGTTCAAGGCGTTCAAGCGTCTACTCACCGGCGATGCCGACCGGTATGACAAGATGTTTATGGCATTGGCTTTTGGCATGGCCGGAGTCGTGGCCACCTATGGAGGCTTCCCGGTTCAAGGGGCCATAGCGAACCTGCGTGGTGTGCCAGTTGCCTTGGCAGGGGTTCTTGGAGGGCCGCTTGTCGGACTGACATCAGGCTTGGTGGCCGGCAGCCACCGCTTTCTCATGGATCCATACGGCATGACCTCTTTGCCGTGCGGCATTGCCACTATGGTGCAGGGGGTGACGGCAGCCATGCTTTACCATCGCCTGCGACGGAAGCAGTACGACAGCATCGCTGCTTTTATGGTAGGCGCGGTCAATGAAGGGTTAAAGATGCTGCTGATTCTGCTGATGCAGCCGTACGAATCGGCCATCAGCCTGGTAAGCCTCCTGGCAATACCTTCAATGCTTGTGAATGGCCTGGGAATTGCGGTTTTTGTACAACTGATATCAACCGTGTACAAGGAACAGCAGCTGGCCAAGGCCGAACAGGCCCAGACTACGCTGGGCATCGCTTTCCGAACGCTTCCATTCTTGCGCAATGGACTGACAAAAGAGAGCGCACGGGAGACCGCTGCAATCATCAGGGAGATGACCGGGATTGATGCTGTGCTGATCGCCGATAAAGAGCAGATCCTGGCATCTGAAGGGTGGGACAGTGACCGGTCGCACGTCAGCCCGGCTGCTGTTGATGTTGTGCAAAGTGCCTTGGTGACCGGCCAAATTTCGCTTGCCATGACCGCCGCCGGAGCGGGCATCAATCCGGAAGCGTCCGGGCTACGCTCAGCCGTGGCCGTGCCTCTCAAGAAGCAGGGGCAAACCATCGGTGTTCTTGCCCTGTTTCGGGGCGTAGAACAGGGAATCACGCCGCTGGACCAGGAACTGGCCTCAGGCTTGTCGCTGTTGTTTGCCAACCAGATGGAACTTGCGGACCTGGAAAACCATCGCAACCTGGCTGCCGCCGCCGAGATCAAGGCCATGCAGGCTCAGATCAATCCGCACTTCCTGTTCAATGCCATTTCCACGATCATCAGCTATATCAGAACCGATCCCAAGACCGCTTCCACTCTACTGGTTAATCTGGCTGAACTTTTTCGCAAAAGCACCGCCACCACCGACCGCGAGGTGCCGCTTTCCGTTGAGCTGGAGCATTGTGATGCCTATCTGACCATTGAGAAGGCGCGTTTTGAAGAGCGGATCGATGTCCGGTACGAAATCGACGATAGCGCTCTTCCCTGTCCGGTTCCGCCGCTAATCCTTCAGCCGTTGGTGGAGAACGGCATCCGCCATGGCCTGCTCTCCAGAGACGGAGGAGGCAGGATCAGTATCTGTGCTCACAAGGATGAGCATGAGTTGCTGATTCGCATCGAAGACAACGGCATCGGCATCAGCAGAGAACAGCTGGCCACCCTGTTTACCGATCATTCCGGAGGGCCGGCAGGTGAAGGGCTGGGTATTGCCCTGAAGAACGTCAACGGCCGCCTGGTGGCGCTTTACGGTAAGGATCGGGGGCTTAAGATCGAAAGCGAGCCGGGAGTGGGCACTGCCATCTCCTTCTCCGTGCCGGTGCCGGCATGA
- a CDS encoding ABC-F family ATP-binding cassette domain-containing protein codes for MISANNISLSYGKRVIFKDVNIKFIAGNCYGLIGANGAGKSTFLKILAGEVEADSGTISVGPRERIAVLKQDQFAFDEHTVFNTVIMGHARLYEVMIAREAMYAKSDFSEEDGIRSAELEAEFAEMNGYEAESEAAVLLNGLGIPEELRHKQMKELEGGDKVRVLLAQALFGNPDVLLLDEPTNHLDLKSISWLEDFLFRFPNTVVVVSHDRHFLNQVCTHVADIDFSRIQVYVGNYDFWYQASQLTLKQKQDENRKITDRANELKEFIQRFSSNASKARQATSRKKLLEKLTVEEMPVSSRKYPYVAFKPERPCGDIILEITDLSKEIDGVAVLKDLTLTVRKGDKIAFVGANGLAKTTLFQILAGELEPDSGSFRWGVTITSAYFPKENGAFFSNDLNLIEWLGQYSPPTEGESFARGFLGRMLFSGDEATKKTTVLSGGERVRCMLARMMLTGANALILDEPTNHLDLESITALNNGLIAFSEVVLFASHDHEFVATVANRIVEITPGGIIDRAMGFEEYLENAEVAQTRDLLCQGHADLTL; via the coding sequence GTGATCAGTGCCAACAACATAAGCTTGTCCTATGGCAAGCGAGTCATTTTCAAGGATGTCAACATCAAGTTTATTGCCGGTAACTGTTATGGCCTTATCGGAGCCAATGGCGCCGGCAAATCGACTTTTCTGAAGATCCTGGCCGGAGAGGTGGAGGCAGATTCAGGAACCATTTCGGTAGGGCCGCGGGAGCGAATTGCCGTTCTGAAGCAGGACCAGTTCGCCTTCGACGAACACACGGTCTTCAACACCGTGATCATGGGGCACGCCCGACTGTATGAAGTAATGATCGCCCGTGAAGCGATGTACGCCAAGAGTGATTTTTCCGAAGAAGACGGCATCCGCTCGGCGGAACTGGAAGCCGAGTTCGCCGAAATGAACGGCTACGAGGCCGAGTCTGAGGCAGCGGTACTGCTGAACGGTCTCGGCATCCCGGAAGAGTTGCGCCACAAGCAGATGAAGGAACTTGAAGGCGGGGACAAAGTGCGGGTGCTGCTGGCCCAGGCGCTGTTCGGCAACCCGGACGTGCTGCTGCTGGACGAACCGACCAACCACCTGGACCTGAAGTCCATCTCCTGGCTGGAGGATTTCCTGTTCCGCTTCCCCAATACCGTGGTAGTCGTCTCCCATGATCGCCACTTCCTCAACCAGGTCTGCACCCATGTGGCTGATATCGACTTCAGCCGGATCCAGGTCTACGTGGGGAATTACGATTTCTGGTATCAGGCGAGCCAGCTGACCCTGAAACAGAAGCAGGACGAGAACCGCAAGATTACCGACCGGGCCAATGAGCTCAAGGAGTTCATCCAGCGCTTCAGCTCTAACGCTTCCAAGGCCAGGCAGGCCACCTCGCGTAAAAAGTTGCTGGAAAAGCTTACCGTGGAGGAGATGCCGGTGTCGTCGCGCAAGTATCCTTACGTGGCGTTCAAGCCGGAGCGGCCTTGCGGCGATATCATCCTGGAAATCACTGACCTCTCCAAAGAGATCGACGGGGTAGCGGTGCTGAAAGACCTGACCCTGACGGTACGCAAGGGAGACAAGATCGCCTTTGTCGGCGCTAACGGCTTGGCCAAAACCACCCTGTTTCAGATCCTGGCCGGCGAGCTGGAGCCTGACAGCGGCAGCTTCCGCTGGGGAGTAACCATTACCAGCGCCTATTTCCCCAAGGAGAACGGCGCCTTCTTCAGCAATGACCTGAACCTGATCGAGTGGCTCGGCCAATACTCGCCCCCTACCGAGGGAGAGTCGTTTGCCCGCGGCTTTCTCGGCCGCATGCTCTTTTCCGGGGACGAAGCGACCAAGAAAACTACGGTCCTTTCCGGTGGGGAGCGGGTCCGCTGCATGCTGGCCCGGATGATGCTCACCGGCGCCAACGCCCTGATCCTCGACGAGCCGACCAATCACCTCGACCTGGAATCGATCACGGCACTGAATAACGGTCTGATTGCCTTCAGCGAGGTGGTGCTGTTTGCTTCCCATGACCACGAATTCGTTGCAACCGTGGCAAACCGGATCGTTGAAATCACTCCCGGCGGCATCATCGATCGGGCCATGGGCTTCGAAGAGTACCTGGAAAACGCCGAGGTGGCGCAGACCCGCGACCTTCTCTGCCAGGGGCATGCTGATCTGACCCTATAG